From the Paramormyrops kingsleyae isolate MSU_618 chromosome 7, PKINGS_0.4, whole genome shotgun sequence genome, one window contains:
- the cast gene encoding calpastatin isoform X1 yields MGQIFSWFRPPRDSLPAQDVAAEEQSQPKQTASTAASQVSGAKPAESETSSASPSKATPLTSPTGKAGAGSAAGPGDVGPAKGKQEGVKPQDTTQGMPKSVTISSKKAESLDPTKPVVAAGAASAIAVGGVSASAGKAAVEGNMEVKSKDVPIASTKAAAAKSAVTQASAEVKQRSQEMKPTKTAETPKKPLSSDAALDALSAGFDSSAAKSKEKKKPVVEDIAAVDVLSAALSNVSPPPADSQATQKKAEIKKPAVGAGSRSEAPPADKKARMHEDAGPAAPKPSGDPKTKKEEDTSMSADALSALEDLLPSAEPEPEPPKVQPKDIVTEAKLKSEKGVRVGEREDTLPPEYRFTEDKLKEFPAPKKEPSMDAGEALDLLSGDFVSPVAAPDPPKQAKKDDHALDALAEDFVAPAKAPSVQAPVPPPSRVPQQKDPQPSSTSTAAGPKSVEDTSMSADALSALEDLLPSAEPEPEPPKVQPKDIVTEAKLKSEKGVRVGEREDTLPPEYRFTEDKLKEFPAPKKEPSMDAGEALDLLSGDFVSPVAAPDPPKQAKKDDHALDALAEDFVAPAKAPSVQAPVPPPSRVPQQKDPQPSSTSTAAGPKSVEDTSMSADALSALEDLLPSAEPEPEPPKVQPKDIVTEAKLKSEKGVRVGEREDTLPPEYRFTEDKLKEFPAPKKEPSIDDATALGLLSSDFDAPAAPAASAPVTKAAPAAAVPKVTPAPAASAPATKAAPAAAVPKVTPAPAASAPATKAAPAAAVPKVTSTAPSAVQSSEKAKPKAALVEPTQKPSLDFEDVVTPGVAPVVQAATAHPPPAGRQLSEGTASALDALSDTLTDDTPAPAPTPVPAKNIVKEKTAIEEKAVKTGERDDSLPPEYRPSEKDILAKKDVKHVAPKQPSLDDATALGLLSSDFDAPAAPAAPAAPAASAPVTKATPAAAVPKVTSTTTPAVQSSEKAKPKAALVEPNQKAAGAVMDALSSTLLPDVPAFKPKAAPTDEKAEVTSSNSKSKPMKPKVSDNSTLDDLSAQSQSDVVTSSATKKGSKS; encoded by the exons TCGCAGCCCAAACAAACTGCATCCACCGCTGCGTCGCAGGTCTCCGGTGCCAAGCCCGCAGAATCAGAG ACATCATCGGCCTCTCCCAGTAAAGCCACTCCTTTAACCTCGCCGACTGGAAAAGCTGGTGCAGGCTCTGCTGCTGGTCCGGGGGATGTTGGACCAGCCAAGGGGAAACAGGAAGGTGTTAAGCCTCAGGACACTACGCAAGGGATGCCCAAG AGTGTAACCATCTCATCAAAGAAAGCTGAGTCACTTGATCCTACAAAGCCTGTAGTAGCAGCTGGAGCAGCCAGTGCAATTGCTGTTGGTGGAGTATCTGCATCAGCTGGGAAAGCTGCAGTCGAGGGGAATATGGAGGTGAAGTCCAAG GACGTACCCATCGCCTCAACCAAGGCTGCGGCTGCAAAGTCTGCAGTTACCCAGGCGTCAGCTGAAGTCAAGCAAAGATCACAAGAAATGAAGCCCACAAAAACTGCAGAAACCCCCAAG AAACCCCTAAGCTCAGATGCCGCTTTGGATGCCCTCTCAGCTGGGTTTGACAGCTCTGCTGCGAAAAGTAAAGAGAAGAAGAAACCA GTAGTGGAGGACATTGCTGCTGTTGATGTCCTGTCAGCTGCATTGTCAAATGTTTCTCCGCCTCCTGCAGACAGTCAGGCCACACAGAAG AAAGCGGAGATCAAGAAGCCGGCTGTAGGCGCTGGGTCCAGGTCCGAGGCTCCCCCTGCAGACAAGAAAGCCAGGATGCACGAG GATGCTGGGCCTGCTGCACCAAAGCCTTCTGGGGATCCAAAGACCAAGAAGGAAGAG GACACTTCCATGTCTGCAGATGCTCTCAGTGCTTTGGAGGACCTGCTTCCTTCTGCAGAGCCTGAGCCTGAACCTCCCAAAGTACAACCAAAGGACATCGTCACG GAGGCCAAGCTGAAGTCTGAGAAAGGAGTGAGAGTCGGAGAGAGGGAGGACACTCTTCCGCCAGAGTACCGATTCACAGAAGACAAACTGAAAGAGTTTCCTGCCCCCAAGAAAGAG CCCTCGATGGACGCAGGAGAAGCTCTGGACCTTCTGTCTGGGGATTTTGTTTCTCCCGTTGCTGCCCCTGACCCTCCTAAACAG GCTAAAAAAGATGATCACGCCCTTGATGCACTTGCAGAGGATTTTGTGGCTCCTGCAAAGGCCCCTTCAGTCCAGGCCCCTGTTCCACCTCCGTCACGCGTCCCCCAGCAG AAAGACCCACAGCCTTCCTCCACCAGCACTGCAGCAGGACCCAAATCTGTAGAG GACACTTCCATGTCCGCAGATGCTCTCAGTGCTTTGGAGGACCTGCTTCCTTCTGCAGAGCCTGAGCCTGAACCTCCCAAAGTACAACCAAAGGACATCGTCACG GAGGCCAAGCTGAAGTCTGAGAAAGGAGTGAGAGTCGGAGAGAGGGAGGACACTCTTCCGCCAGAGTACCGATTCACAGAAGACAAACTGAAAGAGTTTCCTGCCCCCAAGAAAGAG CCTTCGATGGATGCAGGAGAAGCTCTGGACCTTCTGTCTGGGGATTTTGTTTCTCCCGTCGCTGCCCCTGACCCTCCTAAACAG GCTAAAAAAGATGATCACGCCCTTGATGCACTTGCAGAGGATTTTGTGGCTCCTGCAAAGGCCCCTTCAGTCCAGGCCCCTGTTCCACCTCCGTCACGCGTCCCCCAGCAG AAAGACCCACAGCCTTCCTCCACCAGCACTGCAGCAGGACCCAAATCTGTAGAG GACACTTCCATGTCTGCAGATGCTCTCAGTGCTTTGGAGGACCTGCTTCCTTCTGCAGAGCCTGAGCCTGAACCTCCCAAAGTACAACCAAAGGATATCGTCACG GAGGCCAAGCTGAAGTCTGAGAAAGGAGTGAGAGTCGGAGAGAGGGAGGACACTCTTCCGCCAGAGTACCGATTCACAGAAGACAAACTGAAAGAGTTTCCTGCCCCCAAGAAAGAG CCATCCATAGATGACGCTACAGCTCTTGGTCTTCTTTCCTCCGACTTTGatgcccctgctgctccagctgcttCAGCCCCAGTTACCAAAGCTGCACCAGCTGCCGCTGTTCCCAAAGTTACACCTGCTCCAGCTGCTTCAGCCCCAGCTACCAAAGCTGCACCAGCTGCCGCTGTTCCCAAAGTTACACCTGCTCCAGCTGCTTCAGCCCCAGCTACCAAAGCTGCACCAGCTGCCGCTGTTCCCAAAGTTACATCTACAGCCCCATCTGCAGTTCAGTCTTCAGAAAAAGCTAAACCTAAAGCTGCCTTAGTAGAGCCAACCCAGAAG CCCTCACTGGACTTTGAAGATGTTGTTACCCCTGGAGTGGCTCCAGTTGTCCAGGCTGCCACTGCACATCCTCCACCAGCAGGGCGACAG TTGTCTGAAGGCACAGCCAGTGCACTGGATGCCCTGTCAGACACCCTCACAGATGACACCCCAGCTCCTGCACCCACCCCCGTGCCTGCCAAAAACATCGTCAAG GAGAAAACTGCCATTGAAGAGAAGGCAGTAAAGACAGGAGAGAGAGATGACAGCCTCCCACCTGAGTATCGGCCTTCAGAGAAAGATATCCTG GCGAAGAAGGATGTAAAACACGTCGCTCCTAAACAG CCGTCCTTGGATGACGCTACAGCTCTTGGTCTTCTTTCCTCCGACTTTGATGCCCCGGCTGCTCCAGCTGCccctgctgctccagctgcttCAGCCCCAGTTACCAAAGCTACACCAGCTGCTGCTGTTCCCAAAGTTACATCTACAACCACACCTGCAGTTCAGTCTTCAGAAAAAGCTAAACCTAAAGCTGCCTTAGTAGAGCCAAACCAGAAG
- the cast gene encoding calpastatin isoform X8: protein MPNKRKHNRHQKSKTSQPKQTASTAASQVSGAKPAESEDVPIASTKAAAAKSAVTQASAEVKQRSQEMKPTKTAETPKKPLSSDAALDALSAGFDSSAAKSKEKKKPVVEDIAAVDVLSAALSNVSPPPADSQATQKKAEIKKPAVGAGSRSEAPPADKKARMHEDAGPAAPKPSGDPKTKKEEDTSMSADALSALEDLLPSAEPEPEPPKVQPKDIVTEAKLKSEKGVRVGEREDTLPPEYRFTEDKLKEFPAPKKEPSMDAGEALDLLSGDFVSPVAAPDPPKQAKKDDHALDALAEDFVAPAKAPSVQAPVPPPSRVPQQKDPQPSSTSTAAGPKSVEDTSMSADALSALEDLLPSAEPEPEPPKVQPKDIVTEAKLKSEKGVRVGEREDTLPPEYRFTEDKLKEFPAPKKEPSMDAGEALDLLSGDFVSPVAAPDPPKQAKKDDHALDALAEDFVAPAKAPSVQAPVPPPSRVPQQKDPQPSSTSTAAGPKSVEDTSMSADALSALEDLLPSAEPEPEPPKVQPKDIVTEAKLKSEKGVRVGEREDTLPPEYRFTEDKLKEFPAPKKEPSIDDATALGLLSSDFDAPAAPAASAPVTKAAPAAAVPKVTPAPAASAPATKAAPAAAVPKVTPAPAASAPATKAAPAAAVPKVTSTAPSAVQSSEKAKPKAALVEPTQKPSLDFEDVVTPGVAPVVQAATAHPPPAGRQLSEGTASALDALSDTLTDDTPAPAPTPVPAKNIVKEKTAIEEKAVKTGERDDSLPPEYRPSEKDILAKKDVKHVAPKQPSLDDATALGLLSSDFDAPAAPAAPAAPAASAPVTKATPAAAVPKVTSTTTPAVQSSEKAKPKAALVEPNQKAAGAVMDALSSTLLPDVPAFKPKAAPTDEKAEVTSSNSKSKPMKPKVSDNSTLDDLSAQSQSDVVTSSATKKGSKS from the exons TCGCAGCCCAAACAAACTGCATCCACCGCTGCGTCGCAGGTCTCCGGTGCCAAGCCCGCAGAATCAGAG GACGTACCCATCGCCTCAACCAAGGCTGCGGCTGCAAAGTCTGCAGTTACCCAGGCGTCAGCTGAAGTCAAGCAAAGATCACAAGAAATGAAGCCCACAAAAACTGCAGAAACCCCCAAG AAACCCCTAAGCTCAGATGCCGCTTTGGATGCCCTCTCAGCTGGGTTTGACAGCTCTGCTGCGAAAAGTAAAGAGAAGAAGAAACCA GTAGTGGAGGACATTGCTGCTGTTGATGTCCTGTCAGCTGCATTGTCAAATGTTTCTCCGCCTCCTGCAGACAGTCAGGCCACACAGAAG AAAGCGGAGATCAAGAAGCCGGCTGTAGGCGCTGGGTCCAGGTCCGAGGCTCCCCCTGCAGACAAGAAAGCCAGGATGCACGAG GATGCTGGGCCTGCTGCACCAAAGCCTTCTGGGGATCCAAAGACCAAGAAGGAAGAG GACACTTCCATGTCTGCAGATGCTCTCAGTGCTTTGGAGGACCTGCTTCCTTCTGCAGAGCCTGAGCCTGAACCTCCCAAAGTACAACCAAAGGACATCGTCACG GAGGCCAAGCTGAAGTCTGAGAAAGGAGTGAGAGTCGGAGAGAGGGAGGACACTCTTCCGCCAGAGTACCGATTCACAGAAGACAAACTGAAAGAGTTTCCTGCCCCCAAGAAAGAG CCCTCGATGGACGCAGGAGAAGCTCTGGACCTTCTGTCTGGGGATTTTGTTTCTCCCGTTGCTGCCCCTGACCCTCCTAAACAG GCTAAAAAAGATGATCACGCCCTTGATGCACTTGCAGAGGATTTTGTGGCTCCTGCAAAGGCCCCTTCAGTCCAGGCCCCTGTTCCACCTCCGTCACGCGTCCCCCAGCAG AAAGACCCACAGCCTTCCTCCACCAGCACTGCAGCAGGACCCAAATCTGTAGAG GACACTTCCATGTCCGCAGATGCTCTCAGTGCTTTGGAGGACCTGCTTCCTTCTGCAGAGCCTGAGCCTGAACCTCCCAAAGTACAACCAAAGGACATCGTCACG GAGGCCAAGCTGAAGTCTGAGAAAGGAGTGAGAGTCGGAGAGAGGGAGGACACTCTTCCGCCAGAGTACCGATTCACAGAAGACAAACTGAAAGAGTTTCCTGCCCCCAAGAAAGAG CCTTCGATGGATGCAGGAGAAGCTCTGGACCTTCTGTCTGGGGATTTTGTTTCTCCCGTCGCTGCCCCTGACCCTCCTAAACAG GCTAAAAAAGATGATCACGCCCTTGATGCACTTGCAGAGGATTTTGTGGCTCCTGCAAAGGCCCCTTCAGTCCAGGCCCCTGTTCCACCTCCGTCACGCGTCCCCCAGCAG AAAGACCCACAGCCTTCCTCCACCAGCACTGCAGCAGGACCCAAATCTGTAGAG GACACTTCCATGTCTGCAGATGCTCTCAGTGCTTTGGAGGACCTGCTTCCTTCTGCAGAGCCTGAGCCTGAACCTCCCAAAGTACAACCAAAGGATATCGTCACG GAGGCCAAGCTGAAGTCTGAGAAAGGAGTGAGAGTCGGAGAGAGGGAGGACACTCTTCCGCCAGAGTACCGATTCACAGAAGACAAACTGAAAGAGTTTCCTGCCCCCAAGAAAGAG CCATCCATAGATGACGCTACAGCTCTTGGTCTTCTTTCCTCCGACTTTGatgcccctgctgctccagctgcttCAGCCCCAGTTACCAAAGCTGCACCAGCTGCCGCTGTTCCCAAAGTTACACCTGCTCCAGCTGCTTCAGCCCCAGCTACCAAAGCTGCACCAGCTGCCGCTGTTCCCAAAGTTACACCTGCTCCAGCTGCTTCAGCCCCAGCTACCAAAGCTGCACCAGCTGCCGCTGTTCCCAAAGTTACATCTACAGCCCCATCTGCAGTTCAGTCTTCAGAAAAAGCTAAACCTAAAGCTGCCTTAGTAGAGCCAACCCAGAAG CCCTCACTGGACTTTGAAGATGTTGTTACCCCTGGAGTGGCTCCAGTTGTCCAGGCTGCCACTGCACATCCTCCACCAGCAGGGCGACAG TTGTCTGAAGGCACAGCCAGTGCACTGGATGCCCTGTCAGACACCCTCACAGATGACACCCCAGCTCCTGCACCCACCCCCGTGCCTGCCAAAAACATCGTCAAG GAGAAAACTGCCATTGAAGAGAAGGCAGTAAAGACAGGAGAGAGAGATGACAGCCTCCCACCTGAGTATCGGCCTTCAGAGAAAGATATCCTG GCGAAGAAGGATGTAAAACACGTCGCTCCTAAACAG CCGTCCTTGGATGACGCTACAGCTCTTGGTCTTCTTTCCTCCGACTTTGATGCCCCGGCTGCTCCAGCTGCccctgctgctccagctgcttCAGCCCCAGTTACCAAAGCTACACCAGCTGCTGCTGTTCCCAAAGTTACATCTACAACCACACCTGCAGTTCAGTCTTCAGAAAAAGCTAAACCTAAAGCTGCCTTAGTAGAGCCAAACCAGAAG
- the cast gene encoding calpastatin isoform X4, protein MNRKTEPLKDTTSSASPSKATPLTSPTGKAGAGSAAGPGDVGPAKGKQEGVKPQDTTQGMPKSVTISSKKAESLDPTKPVVAAGAASAIAVGGVSASAGKAAVEGNMEVKSKDVPIASTKAAAAKSAVTQASAEVKQRSQEMKPTKTAETPKKPLSSDAALDALSAGFDSSAAKSKEKKKPVVEDIAAVDVLSAALSNVSPPPADSQATQKKAEIKKPAVGAGSRSEAPPADKKARMHEDAGPAAPKPSGDPKTKKEEDTSMSADALSALEDLLPSAEPEPEPPKVQPKDIVTEAKLKSEKGVRVGEREDTLPPEYRFTEDKLKEFPAPKKEPSMDAGEALDLLSGDFVSPVAAPDPPKQAKKDDHALDALAEDFVAPAKAPSVQAPVPPPSRVPQQKDPQPSSTSTAAGPKSVEDTSMSADALSALEDLLPSAEPEPEPPKVQPKDIVTEAKLKSEKGVRVGEREDTLPPEYRFTEDKLKEFPAPKKEPSMDAGEALDLLSGDFVSPVAAPDPPKQAKKDDHALDALAEDFVAPAKAPSVQAPVPPPSRVPQQKDPQPSSTSTAAGPKSVEDTSMSADALSALEDLLPSAEPEPEPPKVQPKDIVTEAKLKSEKGVRVGEREDTLPPEYRFTEDKLKEFPAPKKEPSIDDATALGLLSSDFDAPAAPAASAPVTKAAPAAAVPKVTPAPAASAPATKAAPAAAVPKVTPAPAASAPATKAAPAAAVPKVTSTAPSAVQSSEKAKPKAALVEPTQKPSLDFEDVVTPGVAPVVQAATAHPPPAGRQLSEGTASALDALSDTLTDDTPAPAPTPVPAKNIVKEKTAIEEKAVKTGERDDSLPPEYRPSEKDILAKKDVKHVAPKQPSLDDATALGLLSSDFDAPAAPAAPAAPAASAPVTKATPAAAVPKVTSTTTPAVQSSEKAKPKAALVEPNQKAAGAVMDALSSTLLPDVPAFKPKAAPTDEKAEVTSSNSKSKPMKPKVSDNSTLDDLSAQSQSDVVTSSATKKGSKS, encoded by the exons ATGAACAGGAAGACAGAACCTTTAAAGGACACT ACATCATCGGCCTCTCCCAGTAAAGCCACTCCTTTAACCTCGCCGACTGGAAAAGCTGGTGCAGGCTCTGCTGCTGGTCCGGGGGATGTTGGACCAGCCAAGGGGAAACAGGAAGGTGTTAAGCCTCAGGACACTACGCAAGGGATGCCCAAG AGTGTAACCATCTCATCAAAGAAAGCTGAGTCACTTGATCCTACAAAGCCTGTAGTAGCAGCTGGAGCAGCCAGTGCAATTGCTGTTGGTGGAGTATCTGCATCAGCTGGGAAAGCTGCAGTCGAGGGGAATATGGAGGTGAAGTCCAAG GACGTACCCATCGCCTCAACCAAGGCTGCGGCTGCAAAGTCTGCAGTTACCCAGGCGTCAGCTGAAGTCAAGCAAAGATCACAAGAAATGAAGCCCACAAAAACTGCAGAAACCCCCAAG AAACCCCTAAGCTCAGATGCCGCTTTGGATGCCCTCTCAGCTGGGTTTGACAGCTCTGCTGCGAAAAGTAAAGAGAAGAAGAAACCA GTAGTGGAGGACATTGCTGCTGTTGATGTCCTGTCAGCTGCATTGTCAAATGTTTCTCCGCCTCCTGCAGACAGTCAGGCCACACAGAAG AAAGCGGAGATCAAGAAGCCGGCTGTAGGCGCTGGGTCCAGGTCCGAGGCTCCCCCTGCAGACAAGAAAGCCAGGATGCACGAG GATGCTGGGCCTGCTGCACCAAAGCCTTCTGGGGATCCAAAGACCAAGAAGGAAGAG GACACTTCCATGTCTGCAGATGCTCTCAGTGCTTTGGAGGACCTGCTTCCTTCTGCAGAGCCTGAGCCTGAACCTCCCAAAGTACAACCAAAGGACATCGTCACG GAGGCCAAGCTGAAGTCTGAGAAAGGAGTGAGAGTCGGAGAGAGGGAGGACACTCTTCCGCCAGAGTACCGATTCACAGAAGACAAACTGAAAGAGTTTCCTGCCCCCAAGAAAGAG CCCTCGATGGACGCAGGAGAAGCTCTGGACCTTCTGTCTGGGGATTTTGTTTCTCCCGTTGCTGCCCCTGACCCTCCTAAACAG GCTAAAAAAGATGATCACGCCCTTGATGCACTTGCAGAGGATTTTGTGGCTCCTGCAAAGGCCCCTTCAGTCCAGGCCCCTGTTCCACCTCCGTCACGCGTCCCCCAGCAG AAAGACCCACAGCCTTCCTCCACCAGCACTGCAGCAGGACCCAAATCTGTAGAG GACACTTCCATGTCCGCAGATGCTCTCAGTGCTTTGGAGGACCTGCTTCCTTCTGCAGAGCCTGAGCCTGAACCTCCCAAAGTACAACCAAAGGACATCGTCACG GAGGCCAAGCTGAAGTCTGAGAAAGGAGTGAGAGTCGGAGAGAGGGAGGACACTCTTCCGCCAGAGTACCGATTCACAGAAGACAAACTGAAAGAGTTTCCTGCCCCCAAGAAAGAG CCTTCGATGGATGCAGGAGAAGCTCTGGACCTTCTGTCTGGGGATTTTGTTTCTCCCGTCGCTGCCCCTGACCCTCCTAAACAG GCTAAAAAAGATGATCACGCCCTTGATGCACTTGCAGAGGATTTTGTGGCTCCTGCAAAGGCCCCTTCAGTCCAGGCCCCTGTTCCACCTCCGTCACGCGTCCCCCAGCAG AAAGACCCACAGCCTTCCTCCACCAGCACTGCAGCAGGACCCAAATCTGTAGAG GACACTTCCATGTCTGCAGATGCTCTCAGTGCTTTGGAGGACCTGCTTCCTTCTGCAGAGCCTGAGCCTGAACCTCCCAAAGTACAACCAAAGGATATCGTCACG GAGGCCAAGCTGAAGTCTGAGAAAGGAGTGAGAGTCGGAGAGAGGGAGGACACTCTTCCGCCAGAGTACCGATTCACAGAAGACAAACTGAAAGAGTTTCCTGCCCCCAAGAAAGAG CCATCCATAGATGACGCTACAGCTCTTGGTCTTCTTTCCTCCGACTTTGatgcccctgctgctccagctgcttCAGCCCCAGTTACCAAAGCTGCACCAGCTGCCGCTGTTCCCAAAGTTACACCTGCTCCAGCTGCTTCAGCCCCAGCTACCAAAGCTGCACCAGCTGCCGCTGTTCCCAAAGTTACACCTGCTCCAGCTGCTTCAGCCCCAGCTACCAAAGCTGCACCAGCTGCCGCTGTTCCCAAAGTTACATCTACAGCCCCATCTGCAGTTCAGTCTTCAGAAAAAGCTAAACCTAAAGCTGCCTTAGTAGAGCCAACCCAGAAG CCCTCACTGGACTTTGAAGATGTTGTTACCCCTGGAGTGGCTCCAGTTGTCCAGGCTGCCACTGCACATCCTCCACCAGCAGGGCGACAG TTGTCTGAAGGCACAGCCAGTGCACTGGATGCCCTGTCAGACACCCTCACAGATGACACCCCAGCTCCTGCACCCACCCCCGTGCCTGCCAAAAACATCGTCAAG GAGAAAACTGCCATTGAAGAGAAGGCAGTAAAGACAGGAGAGAGAGATGACAGCCTCCCACCTGAGTATCGGCCTTCAGAGAAAGATATCCTG GCGAAGAAGGATGTAAAACACGTCGCTCCTAAACAG CCGTCCTTGGATGACGCTACAGCTCTTGGTCTTCTTTCCTCCGACTTTGATGCCCCGGCTGCTCCAGCTGCccctgctgctccagctgcttCAGCCCCAGTTACCAAAGCTACACCAGCTGCTGCTGTTCCCAAAGTTACATCTACAACCACACCTGCAGTTCAGTCTTCAGAAAAAGCTAAACCTAAAGCTGCCTTAGTAGAGCCAAACCAGAAG